The segment GGCGGGCCTTTCAGGCCGTGGCGAAAGATTACCCCGACGTGAAGGCCGATTACAACCACGTGGATGCCTGCTGCATGTGGATGGTGAAATCGCCGGAATATTACGACGTAATTGTCACCACGAACATGTTCGGCGACATCATCACGGATTTGGGGGCGATGATTCAGGGCGGCCTGGGCGTGGCGGCCGGCGGGAATATCAATCCCGATCCGGGCGGCGTGAGCATGTACGAGCCGATGGGAGGCAGCGCGCCCAAGTACACCGGGCAGAACGTCATCAACCCCATCGCCGCCGTGGGCGCGATGAGCATGCTTTTGGAACATTCAGGCCAACCGAAAGCCGCGGCCCGGGTGATGAAGGCCATCAAGCAAGTGACGGGCACGAAAATGAAAAGCCAGGCCGCCGGCAAAATGGGCTACAGCACCACGCAGGTCGGCGACTTGGTGTGCGAGGCGATGGTGAAGGGGTAGCTAAGCTAATTGATCAAATCACTTCCACCAAGTACGTCGTTATCCAGATGTCAAGTTGTTGGAAGCGTTCTTTCAGCCGCTCTTTGAAATTGACGAAGAATTGGCGGTTTTCGCCAAATTGCTCTTCCAATTCCAATAGCGTATCGGCAAATAATTCGCCTGGCACTGGCTGGCCACTATTGAACTTGGTGGGCAGCAGTAGTTCGAAACGCCGGGATTGCTTCTGCATACGTTGCTGGTCCCTCAGCGGTAAAGCGGATGCCTTCTGACGCGAGAGCGGTCAATGCGGTTTCGATGACGAGCAGCTCGCCGGAAGCATAAGTCGTGAATGAGAACCGTCCTGCCAAATAGCCCAACGCTTGGCGCTTAGATTCACGATCCGGAAATCGAATGCGAATAAGTTTCATACCGGAATTCTAACCCATTATAGGGCGGTTGGCAACGAAATGTTTATCCCGGCGGGTTGGGAAGCGCGAGGCTCGGGGTGCTGCTGACCGATTGCAAATCGCGGTAGGCTTTTAGCAGACCGTAGGTTTCCTGAAATTCAGGACGCTGGGTGAGGACTTTATACTTGGCGTCGGTGGCCACGGCCTTGTAACGCTTCACGGCGGCTTCAACCACATCAGGCTGCGGCGAGCTGTTGGCGGTGTTCAGCTCCGGCGGCAGGGCCAAGTAACTTTGCCAGCGGCTGTCGACGCGGCTGTTCAATCGCTGCGAAGCATTCAGTAACCGGCCGCGAATATCGGCCAGGTCGGAAGGCAACGTGTTCATCGCCAGCGCTGGCGGACCGGCCGCGGGAACCATGCCGGCCATTTGTGGCATGGCGGTGACTGGCTGAGCGGGCATGGGTTGCCCAGGAACCGGTTGACCAGGCGCGCCGGCAGGAACCGCGCCAACGGGCATGGCCGCTACCGCAGCCGGTGGCGCGTTGGCGTAAGCGGCAATCGTGGCCAGCAGATTGGCGGCCGATAGCGGCAACGTCGGCGCTTGTCCCGGCGGAGCATCGGGCCACAAGATGCCGGTGCCACGGTAGTAAGCGGCGGTGGCGGCATTATCCATGGAAATGACGGAGCCATCCAGCGCCGCTCCGGCGAACAATCCGCGACTGCGAGAGTAAGAATATACTTCGGCTTTGAGTTGCACGTCGGTGGCAGCCGAAGCATCGCGACCCACCGGTCCGGCGGCGGCCGAGGCCGTGACCCCCATCGTGAACTTGCCGTTGAGCAAGCCCTGCACACTCTGTCGAGTTTTGAAAACCAGAATGACATCGGTCGATTGCACGCCGGCCTGCCAGCCGATGCTCCCGCCGGCAATGGTAATGAAGCTGGGCGCTCGCCAGGCGCCTTGATCGTTGCGCATGACCAGCACACCCCGGCCGTAGCGGGCGCCAATAATAAATCCACCTTTGATCAGCCCCGGCGCGATGGCAATCGCCTGGGCATCATGCAGCAGCGCGCGGGGGATGGCTCGGGCCGGCGCCGCCATAATTTCGTTCAGTACTTGCGTGGCCGCTTCGATGGTGGCTGTTTCCGGAGTTTTCGGCGCCGCAATGACCGATTGCATCTGCGGGGCCGGCTGCGCGTATTGCCCGTAAACGGCCGATGGCGTGCCAGCGACGGCCAACCACAGGGCCAGCACCGGCATCGAAAAACATGCAGCAAGTGAAAATTTCATGGCGTCCGTACCTCGCGGGAATGATCCCTGGAAATGCTCAACCGTGGGGCAAGTGTACCGCCCTGTGGGTTTCCGCCACAACGCCGATTTGCAGCCGTGGGGTTCTTGCAAGATAATAAGGCCCGATTTCTTCAATCCCCTACGCCCGCGAGCGCAGCTGCAGGGTAATGGGGCAACGGTGAAATATCGAAAGCAGGTGCAGCATGGCCAGCCAACCAACCGACTTGGGCGCGGTGTTCGACGAACACATGCGCTACGAGTTTGTCGATCTCGATGTGGAGGCCACCATGCGCACAATGACGGCCCAGCCGCACTTGACCCATGTGCCCACGCTCACCGGCGGCCGCAATTGGGAAGAAGTGCGAAATTATTATCGCGATCATTTCGTGGGGCATTGGCCGGCAGATACCAAAATGATTCCCATTTCGCGCACCGTGGGAACCGATCAAATCGTCGACGAGTTCGTCGTGTGCTTCACGCACGATATTCCCATGGACACCATGCTGCCGGGCGTGCCGCCCACGGGCAAATACGTGGAGCTAGCGCACGTGGCCATTGTGAAGTTCGCTGGCGGCAAAGTCGCCCACGAGCACATTTATTGGGACCAGGCGTCGCTGCTGGTGCAGGTGGGTTTGTTGGATCCGAGCAAACTGCCGGTGACCGGCGCGGAACAGGCGAAAAAAATTCTCGATCACACCCGGCCGATGAACGCGCTTCTGGAACGCAAGGCGGAGCAATCGTGATGAAAGTAATTTGACGTCACTGCACGTTAGCTGGCTATGTGACTGGTGATCGAGACATTCAGAGTATTGTCGGTCTGCTGGATTGGCGCGACGGGCGGGCGAACGCACAGCATCGGCTGCGCAATTTCTTACCACTTCGGAGGCATGGTCATGGAACATGAAAAGCTGCATCTGACGCCGATCGAAAAGCCGCGTGGATTGCTGGTGAGGCTGGCGTATTGGCTGAGCAAACGGCAATACGGCAAAGTGCTGACACCGATGAAAGTGGTTTATGCGCGCAAGCCGGGACTCATTCACATTGTCCGGCAGATTCTGAAGGTACAAAAAAGTTTGACGCTGGAGCCGGCCGTTCAATACCTGGTTTCAGTACAGGTGTCGCGAATGAACGGTTGCCGATTCTGTGAGGATATTGGTTTGGCGCACGCCATTCAGCAACGGATCGGCAAAGACCGGTTCGCGGCGCTCGAAGATTACCGCACCAGCCCCAGCTTTACTGAGCGGGAGCGAGCGGCGCTGGCGTTTGCCGAAGAAGCGACACGAAACCACGCCGTGAGCGAAGAAACGTGGGCCGCGGTGAAAAAGCACTTCACCGACACGCAAATTGTGGAGCTCGTGTGGCTGAACGCAACCGAAAATTACTTCAATCTGACCGCCGCCGTGCTGGGAATCGGGTCGGACGAGTTGGCTGGAAAGCTGTGAGTGGCGATTTACAATGAAGAGCCAGATGGCGGTAATGTAGAGGAGCACAAATGAAAATGCATTTACGGCTTTTACTTGTCTCGATACTTTTGCTTGTGGTCTGCCCTTCTGCTTCGGCAGACGAATACGGCGATTCCATACAAACATTTCTCAGCAAAGCTTTTGAAAGCAAGGATGCTGGCCTGGTCGTCGGAATTGTGGATGAACATGGCAGCAGAATTTACAGCGCCGGTAAATTGGATAACGGAACTGACAAAGACGTCGATGGCGATACCGTATTCGAAATCGGCTCGGCCACTAAAACTTTCACCGCGCTGCTGTTGGAAGATCTGGTGGAGCGCGGGGAAATGAAGCTGGACGATCCGGTGTCGAAGTATCTGCCCGAGTCGGTCACAATGCCGACCCATGGCGGCAAAGAAATTACGCTGTTGAATCTGGCGGCGCAGGATTCGGGACTGCCGTTTAACCCCGGCAATTTCACAGGCGCTAATTCCGCCGAAAGATTTTCCAGCTATACCGTGCCAAAAATGTACGAGTTTCTGTCGGGCTATCAACTAACCGAAACTCCTGGCGAAAAATTCCAATACTCCAATCTCGGCATGGGATTATTGGGGCATGCGATGGAGCGGAAGACCGGCCGGGATTTCGAGTCGCTTGTCGTCGAGCGAATTTGCCGACCGCTACGCATGGAGAGCACATGCGTCACGTTGACTGCGGCATTAAAAGCGCGGCTGGCAACTGGGCACGACGAATCTGGCAAACCCTGTCCCAATTGGGAAATGCCGGCCATTGCCGGCGCCGGGGCTCTGCGTTCCACGGCCAACGATTTGCTGAAATATGCCGCAGCGGAAGTTGGCTTGGCCGATTCCGCACTCACTCCGCTGATGCAAAAAACGCACGTCCTTCAACACCACGACGCCCAAGTCCGCGACGACGTTCCGGGCCATTCGGCGCTCCCCTGGTTCGACGAAGGTGTTTATAACCCGCCCGGTTCGGAGTTGTTTGGCCACCCGGGCGGCACGGGGGGATACAACAGCTTTATCGGCCTCGATCTCAAGCAGCGCGTGGGCGTCGTGGTGCTGACCAATCAAACGAAAGTGCATTCTTCGATGTTGGGTTGGCGAATTCTCCAGCATGCGCACTTCGATGGAATTGATCCGGAAAAAATGATGGCCCTGCGAGAAAAGATCGGCGTGGGAGCCAAGCTTGACCTCGACAAAGAGTCGCACGAACTAAAAATCATCGGTGCCATTCCAAACTCGCCCGCCGACGTCGCCGGGTTATCCACCGGCGGACTAACTGTACGTTCGATCGACGGCGTTAACCCCACGGGAAAATCGCTGCTGCAATGCATGGCGCTCATCAAGGGGCCCGAAGGTGCGATCATCCGCTTCAAGCTTGTCGATCAAGACGGAAACGTGAAAACGGTCGAAATCGCGCGAAAAAAATACCTCATCGATGGCTGATAAAGTCCATCACGGCAAATCGTGCCGCTTGACATCGCCGGCATTTCTGCCCACGATTTGAGGAAGCAAACCATGGGGATGGGGTCCCCCGCAACCGCCTTCATTGGCTGATGACTCCTACCGAAACGCAAGCTGCGCGGTGGGAGACTTTTTGCACAACCAAAAGCTCTGCCGCTGGGCAGGGCTTTTTTTGTTCGTGGATGGCATCCTCAAAAATAGCGCC is part of the Pirellulales bacterium genome and harbors:
- a CDS encoding YSC84-related protein encodes the protein MKFSLAACFSMPVLALWLAVAGTPSAVYGQYAQPAPQMQSVIAAPKTPETATIEAATQVLNEIMAAPARAIPRALLHDAQAIAIAPGLIKGGFIIGARYGRGVLVMRNDQGAWRAPSFITIAGGSIGWQAGVQSTDVILVFKTRQSVQGLLNGKFTMGVTASAAAGPVGRDASAATDVQLKAEVYSYSRSRGLFAGAALDGSVISMDNAATAAYYRGTGILWPDAPPGQAPTLPLSAANLLATIAAYANAPPAAVAAMPVGAVPAGAPGQPVPGQPMPAQPVTAMPQMAGMVPAAGPPALAMNTLPSDLADIRGRLLNASQRLNSRVDSRWQSYLALPPELNTANSSPQPDVVEAAVKRYKAVATDAKYKVLTQRPEFQETYGLLKAYRDLQSVSSTPSLALPNPPG
- a CDS encoding carboxymuconolactone decarboxylase family protein, with the translated sequence MEHEKLHLTPIEKPRGLLVRLAYWLSKRQYGKVLTPMKVVYARKPGLIHIVRQILKVQKSLTLEPAVQYLVSVQVSRMNGCRFCEDIGLAHAIQQRIGKDRFAALEDYRTSPSFTERERAALAFAEEATRNHAVSEETWAAVKKHFTDTQIVELVWLNATENYFNLTAAVLGIGSDELAGKL
- a CDS encoding serine hydrolase; its protein translation is MKMHLRLLLVSILLLVVCPSASADEYGDSIQTFLSKAFESKDAGLVVGIVDEHGSRIYSAGKLDNGTDKDVDGDTVFEIGSATKTFTALLLEDLVERGEMKLDDPVSKYLPESVTMPTHGGKEITLLNLAAQDSGLPFNPGNFTGANSAERFSSYTVPKMYEFLSGYQLTETPGEKFQYSNLGMGLLGHAMERKTGRDFESLVVERICRPLRMESTCVTLTAALKARLATGHDESGKPCPNWEMPAIAGAGALRSTANDLLKYAAAEVGLADSALTPLMQKTHVLQHHDAQVRDDVPGHSALPWFDEGVYNPPGSELFGHPGGTGGYNSFIGLDLKQRVGVVVLTNQTKVHSSMLGWRILQHAHFDGIDPEKMMALREKIGVGAKLDLDKESHELKIIGAIPNSPADVAGLSTGGLTVRSIDGVNPTGKSLLQCMALIKGPEGAIIRFKLVDQDGNVKTVEIARKKYLIDG